In Virgibacillus siamensis, the genomic stretch GAAGGTACGAAAAAACCTCAAACTGAAGCATTGCTGGGCGACCGGATTGCACAGATGCATCAGGCAACCGGCAAGCAGCATGGCTTTCCGGACGATACATTTATCGGGCTGCTGCCACAGCCAAATGGATTGTTCGATAACTGGCTTCAGTATTACCGTGACCGACGGCTGTCTGCCCAATTGAAACTGGGGATTGATCGGAATAGGATGACAGGCAACCGGCGCATACGAATGGAGAAATTAATTGACAATCTCCATAACTGGGTTCCGGATGACGTTGCACCTTCTTATCTGCATGGCGACTTATGGGGAGGAAACTGGCTGACAGGCAAGGATGGCGAGCCATATGTTATTGATCCGTCATTTCTTTTTGGCGATCGTCATTTTGAACTGGCATTTACCGAATTGTTCGGCGGTTATTCAGCGGATTTCTATCAGGCTTACAAAAAAAGATTTCCAGTCATGCGGGATTATGAGGATATAAAGCCGCTGTATCAGCTCTATTATCTGCTCGTTCACCTGAACATTTTCGGTGAAATGTACGGCGGGGCAGTTGATGCTATATTGAAACGATATGCCGGCTGACACCAATAATGAATTTTGTCACACCCCGTACAGTGAGAAATGATGTATGATAGGATTGGAAGTAGCTCGCTGGGGGTAACGATCGTGACTTTTTATGATTTGCTTGTTTTTATACATGTTTTTTCAGCCATATTGGGACTTGGTCCGGGCTTTGTAATGATTTATATCGTAACAAAAGCAACTAATTTAACGGAATTGAAACATGCCTATATCATTCGGAACAGACTGCATATTTTTGTGATGACGGGTGGAACATTGCTTTTGGTCACCGGTTTATGGATGGGATTTTTGCATAATCATCTGTTCCAGCAAGGGTGGTATGTAACAAGTCTTATTCTTTATTTGATTGCGCTTGGGTTTGGCCCGACTGTCTTGTCACCTAGATCCAAACCAATAAAAACATTACTGGAAAACT encodes the following:
- a CDS encoding DUF2269 family protein — its product is MTFYDLLVFIHVFSAILGLGPGFVMIYIVTKATNLTELKHAYIIRNRLHIFVMTGGTLLLVTGLWMGFLHNHLFQQGWYVTSLILYLIALGFGPTVLSPRSKPIKTLLENSNGDVIPPEYFILSKKLFIFERIENSLFLIVIALMILKPF
- a CDS encoding fructosamine kinase family protein is translated as MHTLIQTALHEAGDYTKPFNIKQSHGGSINESYFVETEQQKYFIKFHPDAPDRFFELEAKGLELINGTNSISVPDVLAYSDVKGSAYLVLEWVEGTKKPQTEALLGDRIAQMHQATGKQHGFPDDTFIGLLPQPNGLFDNWLQYYRDRRLSAQLKLGIDRNRMTGNRRIRMEKLIDNLHNWVPDDVAPSYLHGDLWGGNWLTGKDGEPYVIDPSFLFGDRHFELAFTELFGGYSADFYQAYKKRFPVMRDYEDIKPLYQLYYLLVHLNIFGEMYGGAVDAILKRYAG